The proteins below are encoded in one region of Sphaerodactylus townsendi isolate TG3544 linkage group LG06, MPM_Stown_v2.3, whole genome shotgun sequence:
- the LOC125434253 gene encoding uncharacterized protein LOC125434253 isoform X1 → MVRASQAQERDFAQARGLSSSKSLWLIMVHPSYRITPTQGFLLFWAALHFSTWDLCTPVDPGPISGAPLVSDRGMNQTGMMPLTCQSFQCSGEQCYQNEAHGNNTEPCHNATHCELYRFNSTSYTARCSSECGSSNTTEMCMTNGSVSMSVCTMECCASPNCLSLNATAYGDLPPTTTPAPTTTTTKAPPKNGKVCSSFTCHGDGCYKGQKASAGCIVGFDYCEMKKTGPHYVAGCSKLCKTSGKPCTTGSTKPCFQECCQAMPKASCLKLDGKVHFNRARSLAPAFLLQLLTGAALLGLNYVLLFSLGSH, encoded by the exons ATGGTCAGAGCATCGCAAGCTCAGGAACGAGATTTTGCCCAAG CCCGAGGTCTCAGTAGCAGCAAGTCCCTGTGGTTAATAATGGTACATCCGAGCTACCGGATCACGCCAACCCAAG GCTTCCTTCTGTTCTGGGCTGCTCTGCATTTCAGCACCTGGGATCTTTGCACACCAGTAG ATCCTGGGCCCATTTCAGGAGCTCCCCTGGTCTCAGACAGAGGAATGAACCAAACAGGCATGATGCCC CTCACCTGCCAAAGCTTCCAGTGCTCTGGGGAGCAATGTTACCAGAATGAAGCTCACGGCAACAACACGGAGCCCTGCCACAACgcaacacactgtgag CTTTACCGGTTCAACAGCACCAGCTACACAGCCCGGTGCAGCAGTGAGTGTGGGAGCAGCAACACCACTGAGATGTGCATGACCAATGGCAGTGTGAGCATGAGCGTGTGTACAATGGAGTGCTGTGCTTCACCCAACTGCCTCAGCCTCAATGCCACAGCCTACG GAGACCTGCCACCCACCACCACACCAGCTCCCACGACAACCACCACAAAAGCGCCTCCCAAAAAT GGAAAAGTGTGCTCATCCTTCACCTGCCACGGAGACGGCTGCTACAAGGGCCAGAAGGCCTCAGCTGGCTGTATTGTGGGCTTTGACTACTGTGAG ATGAAGAAAACAGGACCCCATTACGTGGCAGGCTGCAGCAAGCTCTGCAAAACATCTGGCAAGCCCTGCACCACTGGATCCACTAAGCCCTGCTTTCAGGAATGCTGCCAAGCAATGCCCAAAGCCAGCTGCCTCAAGCTGGATGGCAAAGTGCACTTCAACCGGGCCAGGTCCCTGGCTCCAGCCTTTCTGCTTCAGCTTCTGACTGGGGCAGCGCTTCTGGGTCTGAACTACGTCCTGTTGTTTTCCTTGGGGTCCCACTGA
- the LOC125434253 gene encoding uncharacterized protein LOC125434253 isoform X2: protein MVHPSYRITPTQGFLLFWAALHFSTWDLCTPVDPGPISGAPLVSDRGMNQTGMMPLTCQSFQCSGEQCYQNEAHGNNTEPCHNATHCELYRFNSTSYTARCSSECGSSNTTEMCMTNGSVSMSVCTMECCASPNCLSLNATAYGDLPPTTTPAPTTTTTKAPPKNGKVCSSFTCHGDGCYKGQKASAGCIVGFDYCEMKKTGPHYVAGCSKLCKTSGKPCTTGSTKPCFQECCQAMPKASCLKLDGKVHFNRARSLAPAFLLQLLTGAALLGLNYVLLFSLGSH from the exons ATGGTACATCCGAGCTACCGGATCACGCCAACCCAAG GCTTCCTTCTGTTCTGGGCTGCTCTGCATTTCAGCACCTGGGATCTTTGCACACCAGTAG ATCCTGGGCCCATTTCAGGAGCTCCCCTGGTCTCAGACAGAGGAATGAACCAAACAGGCATGATGCCC CTCACCTGCCAAAGCTTCCAGTGCTCTGGGGAGCAATGTTACCAGAATGAAGCTCACGGCAACAACACGGAGCCCTGCCACAACgcaacacactgtgag CTTTACCGGTTCAACAGCACCAGCTACACAGCCCGGTGCAGCAGTGAGTGTGGGAGCAGCAACACCACTGAGATGTGCATGACCAATGGCAGTGTGAGCATGAGCGTGTGTACAATGGAGTGCTGTGCTTCACCCAACTGCCTCAGCCTCAATGCCACAGCCTACG GAGACCTGCCACCCACCACCACACCAGCTCCCACGACAACCACCACAAAAGCGCCTCCCAAAAAT GGAAAAGTGTGCTCATCCTTCACCTGCCACGGAGACGGCTGCTACAAGGGCCAGAAGGCCTCAGCTGGCTGTATTGTGGGCTTTGACTACTGTGAG ATGAAGAAAACAGGACCCCATTACGTGGCAGGCTGCAGCAAGCTCTGCAAAACATCTGGCAAGCCCTGCACCACTGGATCCACTAAGCCCTGCTTTCAGGAATGCTGCCAAGCAATGCCCAAAGCCAGCTGCCTCAAGCTGGATGGCAAAGTGCACTTCAACCGGGCCAGGTCCCTGGCTCCAGCCTTTCTGCTTCAGCTTCTGACTGGGGCAGCGCTTCTGGGTCTGAACTACGTCCTGTTGTTTTCCTTGGGGTCCCACTGA